In a genomic window of Glycine max cultivar Williams 82 chromosome 13, Glycine_max_v4.0, whole genome shotgun sequence:
- the LOC100776941 gene encoding protein CHUP1, chloroplastic yields MGLTALKAENLKPVILKAGVPLAASFAGLIYAWIVARKNLSTKVFSSPENECGSPKITCHQGTKHEESFHHNLSSFEDEESSPSPMNSSVLSGSLVIHEYNNPCLEQEITSLRSQIEGLQMRELALRLQFELYCEMKEQESLLLEVKNLLSLENDRAEFLSKEISSIETETMRLESFVVQYMSVIEQLQYWKSQNRVLQRRVQRLLRDSKAKSRLIKGQALKIKEKEAVILRNHDALQTRVSVINKLKGEIIELQRILDQLEDEKNEVAKKLETAEGYVSKSDKEKIHRKPLKYYLEVESRDVSKEDYNKVLNELEEVKKERVTEVEELIHLRRVNACLREELMRHYEEQHEQDRDHVEVYESEHELHHSLLEHRNGSAHGDHASSKRRKLLKRLKRWVEGSEKVRVKPEIKCLDMHSGSYGSKKPQVPPSARFCSSA; encoded by the coding sequence ATGGGACTCACAGCACTGAAGGCGGAGAATCTGAAGCCAGTAATCCTCAAAGCTGGTGTTCCCTTGGCTGCATCTTTTGCTGGTTTGATCTATGCATGGATTGTTGCAAGGAAAAACTTGTCTACCAAAGTTTTTTCTTCACCAGAAAATGAGTGTGGTTCTCCAAAGATCACTTGTCATCAGGGAACTAAACATGAAGAAAGCTTTCATCACaatctttcttcttttgaagATGAAGAATCATCACCTTCTCCCATGAATAGCAGTGTTCTTTCTGGGAGCTTGGTGATCCATGAATACAACAACCCTTGTTTGGAACAAGAGATCACTAGCCTAAGAAGCCAAATTGAAGGACTTCAAATGAGGGAATTGGCCTTGCGTTTGCAGTTCGAGCTGTATTGTGAAATGAAGGAACAAGAATCTTTGCTTCTAGAGGTAAAAAACTTGTTGTCTTTGGAGAATGATCGCGCCGAGTTCTTGAGTAAAGAGATTTCGTCGATAGAGACCGAGACTATGAGGTTGGAGAGTTTTGTAGTCCAATACATGAGTGTTATTGAACAGCTTCAGTATTGGAAATCACAGAATAGGGTGCTTCAAAGGAGGGTTCAAAGGCTACTTAGGGACTCAAAGGCCAAATCTCGTTTGATAAAGGGTCAGGCTTTGaagatcaaagagaaagaagcaGTGATATTGAGAAACCATGATGCCTTGCAAACAAGGGTCAGTGTCATTAACAAGTTAAAGGGTGAAATCATAGAGCTGCAAAGGATTTTGGACCAATTGGAGGATGAGAAGAATGAGGTCGCCAAGAAGCTTGAAACCGCAGAAGGGTATGTGTCTAAGTCAGACAAGGAAAAGATACATAGAAAAcctttgaaatattatttggaGGTTGAATCAAGAGATGTGAGTAAGGAAGACTACAACAAGGTTCTCAATGAATTGGAGGAGGTCAAGAAGGAACGCGTAACTGAAGTTGAAGAGCTGATTCATTTGAGGAGGGTCAATGCTTGCTTAAGGGAAGAGCTAATGAGGCACTATGAAGAACAACATGAGCAAGATAGAGACCATGTAGAGGTGTATGAGTCAGAGCATGAATTGCATCATTCCCTTTTGGAGCATCGCAATGGTTCTGCTCATGGTGATCATGCTTCTTCCAAAAGGAGAAAGTTGCTTAAGAGGCTCAAGAGGTGGGTTGAAGGAAGTGAAAAGGTAAGAGTGAAGCCTGAAATTAAGTGCCTTGATATGCATTCTGGTTCCTATGGATCAAAGAAACCACAAGTTCCTCCAAGTGCAAGGTTCTGCTCTAGTGCTTGA